A section of the Papio anubis isolate 15944 chromosome 4, Panubis1.0, whole genome shotgun sequence genome encodes:
- the LOC116274601 gene encoding keratin-associated protein 19-8, which translates to MSYYSSYYGGLGCGSGGFGGWVYGFGCGCGSFCRLGYGCGYGGYGFSCCQPLYYG; encoded by the coding sequence ATGAGCTACTACAGCAGCTATTATGGAGGCCTGGGCTGTGGTTCTGGAGGCTTTGGTGGCTGGGTCTATGGCTTTGGCTGTGGTTGTGGCAGCTTCTGCAGGCTGGGCTATGGCTGTGGCTATGGAGGCTATGGATTCAGCTGCTGCCAACCATTATACTATGGATGA